A stretch of Aureispira sp. CCB-E DNA encodes these proteins:
- a CDS encoding LamG-like jellyroll fold domain-containing protein, giving the protein MQKWLLIYCLFFSIGAVAQNLQTPYPLTDTTVPSWVTMMYAPNPNLSAVQVAFERYYQNHPFQKNSHTQYYKRWQRHFARYPHWGGMNPTEQRHYQQKQAEYYQKSLQLKQQRSPTSSWQCLGPFDFDKTAASTSYACGAAHVYTVEKSKSNSNVLYAGTATAGVWKSTDNGKNWSLTTPNLPVSSVRALEISFNDPQIVYFASDLDGKVYKTNNGGLSWSITGGTAFNSLQHACTDMVMHPTFSNVLLLASNQGLYRTNNSGATWTLIQAGNFQEIEFHPHLPHIVYAVKQVSNRTEFYKSIDNGLTFTQKPTGWPVPAVLGDQRRTEIAVSPNDSNKVYAVLTGQVGFASGLHSMLVSNDAGESWSSICCGAALLNFPSASNPNLMHWSDDGLGNGGQYYYDLALAAAPNDADSVLVGGVNLWFSSDGANTFSCPAQWDHSYKDNYVHADIHDIRIYDHEIWIACDGGIFYSDDNGAHFQRRMKGIEGTDFWGFGTGFQDGEVMLGGTYHNGTLLKDNHVYINDWLSTDGGDNYRGFVHPIHTRLTFSDYGKKSLSGNRLIPNTTTPMPHLPHAGITVGFSGSITTHPQIYNTIYSTEFYNLWKSENNGLTWEKIYDFGDGLITSFEISWSNPDIMYLNYHPSQPNADRLIYKSTDGGYSWTDITPPPSLIPNHRWVTYDLTISATDANTLWAARISKYEGTPILDGEQVYQTTDGGLTWQNKTTPDLDGVYSTNIEHQKGSQGGLYLGTRNAVYYKNDNLSNWVLFNNNLPLRTHSVQLVPYYKAGKLRNGTNRSVYEVDFYENTPPVAQISVHKKNSACHRDTFYFASHSTARSNASYTWQFENGQPSSSTDENPKVVFGNSGSYNVTLTVSDAWGSDTQVLTDFIHIASACEKDTIPGYALQLSTPNDYVQTEALQLTTNQMTLSAWIKADNIQNQYTGIIAHSNDSFPAGLLFGNNNELIFQWPGAQWTWNSGLFVPTNEWAHVALVISPDSARVYLNGVPSTYAANMGLLHWKGGITIGRYANWISRTFKGKIDEVCIWDIALSQDAIRASQHLTKYTVDQPNLIHYYQFNALAPLVQDRSGLLHGTFLGTASRVLSTAPVGGGRSEKIEVNNSGLFVSTTTQLCFATPSSGIYSDGTLVLNRLNVAPDQIPANNLVTGGYWIINNYGHNTQFTALDSILFKTLTPIPFAPNDYTLYQRSARADGATWGVVLDTCDAIQQQEFSFSNHLALTTWGQLVITVDSVTIVTAPRVEKEYLPNPVTVFPNPIGKEQLLHIQTQASATYQVSIYNLEGQKIATYSFEGNSTQVQLPALTQGIYAYRIASSEIIYNGLFRYQ; this is encoded by the coding sequence ATGCAAAAATGGCTGCTTATATATTGTTTATTCTTTTCGATTGGAGCTGTTGCTCAAAATTTACAAACTCCCTATCCTTTGACGGATACCACAGTACCCAGTTGGGTTACCATGATGTACGCTCCTAATCCCAACCTTAGTGCCGTACAAGTAGCTTTTGAACGTTATTATCAAAATCATCCTTTCCAAAAGAACAGCCATACACAATATTACAAACGCTGGCAACGTCACTTTGCGCGCTACCCGCATTGGGGAGGAATGAATCCTACAGAACAACGGCATTATCAACAAAAACAAGCCGAGTATTATCAAAAATCGTTGCAATTAAAACAACAACGCAGTCCTACTTCTAGCTGGCAATGTTTGGGACCCTTTGATTTTGATAAAACCGCTGCTAGTACGTCTTATGCTTGTGGGGCAGCTCATGTTTATACTGTAGAAAAATCAAAGAGTAACAGCAACGTGCTTTATGCAGGCACAGCAACAGCAGGCGTTTGGAAAAGTACAGACAATGGCAAAAACTGGTCTTTAACAACCCCCAATTTGCCCGTTAGCAGTGTAAGGGCTTTAGAGATTAGCTTTAATGACCCACAAATTGTCTACTTTGCGTCTGACTTGGATGGGAAAGTATACAAAACCAACAATGGCGGTCTTTCTTGGAGTATAACAGGCGGGACCGCTTTTAATAGCCTACAGCATGCTTGTACCGATATGGTCATGCACCCTACGTTTAGCAATGTACTTCTTTTAGCCTCCAATCAGGGCTTGTACCGTACCAATAATAGTGGTGCTACTTGGACGTTGATACAAGCAGGTAACTTTCAAGAAATAGAATTTCATCCACACTTGCCACATATTGTTTATGCTGTCAAACAAGTTAGCAACCGAACAGAGTTTTACAAATCTATTGACAATGGGCTCACTTTTACTCAAAAGCCGACAGGTTGGCCTGTTCCCGCTGTACTAGGTGATCAACGCCGTACAGAAATAGCAGTATCGCCCAACGATTCGAATAAAGTCTATGCGGTTTTGACTGGTCAAGTAGGTTTTGCTAGTGGATTGCACTCCATGTTGGTGAGTAATGATGCGGGTGAAAGTTGGTCTAGTATCTGCTGTGGGGCTGCGCTCTTGAATTTTCCGAGTGCCTCCAATCCTAATCTAATGCACTGGTCGGATGATGGTCTTGGAAATGGGGGGCAATATTACTATGATTTGGCACTAGCTGCCGCTCCTAACGATGCTGATTCAGTATTAGTCGGTGGTGTCAATTTGTGGTTCTCCAGCGATGGTGCCAATACGTTTTCTTGTCCTGCTCAGTGGGATCATTCTTACAAAGATAATTACGTTCATGCTGACATCCATGATATTCGCATATACGATCACGAAATTTGGATAGCTTGTGATGGGGGCATTTTTTATTCGGATGATAATGGTGCTCATTTTCAACGTCGAATGAAGGGAATTGAAGGAACTGATTTTTGGGGCTTTGGGACAGGTTTTCAAGATGGCGAAGTCATGCTAGGAGGCACGTATCACAATGGCACCCTTTTGAAGGACAACCACGTTTATATAAACGATTGGCTTTCTACAGATGGAGGAGATAATTATCGTGGCTTTGTACACCCTATTCATACTCGTTTAACCTTTTCTGATTATGGCAAGAAGAGCTTATCTGGCAACCGATTAATTCCCAATACCACGACTCCAATGCCACATCTTCCTCATGCAGGAATTACAGTAGGTTTTTCGGGGAGTATTACCACTCATCCACAGATTTATAATACTATTTATAGTACAGAATTTTACAACCTTTGGAAATCAGAAAATAATGGTCTGACATGGGAAAAAATTTATGATTTTGGAGATGGCTTAATTACTTCTTTTGAAATTTCTTGGAGCAATCCTGACATTATGTATTTAAATTATCACCCTAGCCAGCCTAATGCTGATCGCCTCATTTATAAAAGTACGGATGGTGGTTATAGTTGGACAGACATCACTCCCCCCCCAAGCCTTATCCCTAACCATCGCTGGGTAACTTATGACTTGACTATTAGCGCTACAGATGCCAATACACTCTGGGCAGCTAGAATTTCTAAATATGAAGGAACACCTATTTTAGATGGAGAACAGGTTTATCAAACTACCGATGGTGGACTTACTTGGCAAAATAAGACAACTCCAGACTTAGACGGCGTGTATAGCACCAACATTGAGCATCAAAAGGGCAGTCAAGGAGGGCTGTATTTAGGCACACGGAACGCTGTTTATTACAAAAACGACAACTTGTCTAATTGGGTTTTGTTTAACAACAATTTGCCTTTAAGAACACATTCTGTGCAATTGGTTCCTTATTATAAAGCGGGTAAATTGCGCAACGGCACCAATCGTTCGGTTTATGAAGTTGATTTTTACGAAAACACACCTCCTGTAGCCCAAATTAGTGTCCATAAAAAGAACAGTGCTTGCCATCGAGATACCTTCTATTTTGCTAGTCATTCTACCGCTCGAAGTAATGCTAGCTATACTTGGCAATTTGAAAACGGACAACCCAGTAGTTCTACAGATGAAAACCCCAAGGTCGTTTTTGGTAACTCTGGTAGCTACAATGTAACCCTTACCGTTAGCGATGCTTGGGGAAGCGATACACAGGTTTTAACAGATTTTATTCACATTGCTAGTGCTTGTGAAAAAGATACCATCCCTGGCTATGCGCTGCAACTCAGTACTCCTAATGATTATGTTCAAACAGAGGCACTTCAGTTGACGACCAACCAAATGACTCTATCGGCATGGATTAAAGCCGACAACATTCAAAATCAATATACGGGTATTATTGCCCATAGCAATGATAGTTTTCCTGCTGGGCTACTATTTGGCAACAACAATGAACTCATCTTTCAATGGCCAGGGGCTCAATGGACGTGGAACAGTGGTTTGTTTGTTCCTACGAACGAATGGGCACATGTTGCTTTGGTGATTAGTCCTGATTCAGCAAGGGTCTACTTAAATGGAGTTCCCAGTACTTATGCCGCCAACATGGGGCTTCTTCATTGGAAAGGGGGCATCACTATTGGGCGCTATGCCAATTGGATTAGCCGTACCTTCAAAGGCAAAATTGATGAAGTCTGTATTTGGGACATTGCCTTGAGCCAAGATGCCATTCGAGCAAGTCAACACCTAACCAAATATACTGTCGATCAGCCCAATCTAATTCATTATTATCAGTTCAATGCTTTAGCACCCTTGGTACAAGATAGAAGTGGTTTACTGCACGGAACATTTTTGGGTACAGCTAGCCGAGTGCTATCTACTGCTCCTGTTGGTGGGGGACGTAGTGAAAAAATAGAAGTCAACAACAGTGGTCTTTTTGTTAGCACTACAACACAGTTGTGTTTTGCTACCCCTTCTTCTGGCATTTATTCAGATGGAACGTTGGTTTTAAATCGTCTCAATGTTGCTCCTGACCAAATCCCTGCCAACAACTTGGTCACGGGTGGTTATTGGATTATTAATAATTATGGTCATAATACCCAATTTACGGCATTAGACAGTATTCTATTTAAAACACTTACACCTATTCCTTTCGCTCCTAATGATTATACCTTATACCAACGTTCGGCTAGAGCAGATGGTGCAACCTGGGGAGTTGTGCTAGATACTTGTGATGCCATCCAACAACAAGAATTCAGTTTCTCAAATCATTTGGCGTTAACAACTTGGGGACAATTGGTCATCACAGTAGACAGTGTGACAATAGTCACTGCACCTAGGGTTGAAAAAGAGTATTTGCCCAATCCTGTTACTGTCTTTCCAAATCCCATTGGCAAGGAACAACTATTGCATATCCAAACACAGGCTTCAGCAACCTATCAAGTTAGTATCTATAATTTAGAAGGTCAAAAAATAGCAACTTACTCTTTTGAAGGTAATTCTACTCAAGTACAATTGCCAGCATTGACACAAGGAATATATGCCTACCGAATTGCTTCTTCTGAGATAATTTACAATGGTTTGTTTCGATATCAGTAA
- a CDS encoding FAD-dependent oxidoreductase — protein sequence MNRREFVKFGALALSPILVKFLNDWTQGTTENDFDIEILSDAGVGHLLWESKDYPQGETLETSYLIVGGGIAGLSAAYELKNEDFLLCELSDYLGGSSSANTHQDQYFSQGAHYDLAYPKYYGKDLLEALFDLDIIDYNYQKEEWVFVDKQFLIQPKKASQSFDQGIFRADVLPEGKLKESFEALLRPFVGQMPMPTTSISREFHYLNQLTFKEFLEQHLTLDDAFVQAIDYAMLDDWGATSEVVSALAGVHYYTCRSYFDGNPELFSPPQGNAYFAQQFIRKIPQERLLTNRLVKQIERSSTGFSVNVIDVKQKKIVTIKTSKIVYAAHKHALKYIYPEAYPLFQQTTYAPWIVVNIVLNKAVTTPVYWQNEYLSGEQAFMGFVDSGAQYQPLTTRRTLTAYYCLPTEQRKELLNIEQMAPSLVEQSIVAIEEVLQQSIRQDIEKVYIKAMGHAMPIPKPHFLLQNHNANARDTGIAYAGVDAGHLPLFFEAANSGLQAARLLKG from the coding sequence ATGAATCGACGTGAGTTTGTAAAATTTGGAGCTTTGGCATTAAGCCCTATCTTGGTTAAGTTTTTGAATGATTGGACGCAAGGAACGACTGAAAATGATTTTGATATTGAAATTTTATCCGATGCAGGAGTCGGACATTTGCTTTGGGAAAGCAAGGATTATCCTCAAGGAGAAACCTTAGAAACTTCTTATTTGATAGTTGGAGGAGGTATTGCAGGGTTGAGTGCCGCTTATGAATTAAAGAACGAAGACTTTTTACTCTGTGAATTATCGGATTATTTGGGAGGAAGCTCTTCCGCCAATACGCACCAAGATCAATACTTTTCTCAAGGTGCACATTATGACTTGGCTTATCCAAAGTATTATGGAAAAGACTTGTTGGAGGCTTTATTTGACTTGGATATTATTGATTATAATTACCAAAAAGAAGAATGGGTTTTTGTAGACAAACAATTCCTGATTCAACCCAAGAAAGCAAGTCAAAGCTTTGATCAAGGTATTTTTAGGGCAGATGTATTGCCAGAAGGAAAGCTCAAAGAAAGTTTTGAAGCCTTATTGCGTCCTTTTGTTGGTCAGATGCCCATGCCTACCACTTCCATATCAAGAGAGTTTCATTATTTAAACCAACTTACTTTCAAGGAGTTTTTGGAACAGCATCTTACCTTAGATGATGCTTTTGTGCAAGCCATAGATTATGCTATGTTAGATGATTGGGGAGCTACTTCTGAGGTTGTTTCTGCGTTGGCTGGAGTACATTATTATACCTGTCGATCGTATTTTGATGGGAATCCAGAACTTTTTTCTCCACCGCAAGGCAATGCTTATTTTGCTCAACAATTTATTCGAAAAATTCCACAAGAACGCTTATTAACCAATCGCTTGGTAAAGCAAATAGAGCGTTCCTCAACAGGCTTTAGTGTGAACGTTATAGATGTCAAACAAAAAAAGATTGTCACCATCAAAACTTCAAAGATTGTCTATGCAGCACACAAACACGCTTTAAAATACATCTACCCAGAAGCTTATCCTTTGTTTCAACAGACAACGTATGCCCCTTGGATTGTTGTCAATATTGTGCTGAATAAAGCCGTTACAACGCCTGTTTATTGGCAGAATGAATACCTCTCAGGAGAACAAGCTTTTATGGGCTTTGTCGATTCGGGGGCACAGTACCAACCCTTGACGACTAGAAGAACTTTAACAGCTTATTATTGTTTGCCAACGGAACAACGAAAGGAGTTATTAAACATAGAACAAATGGCTCCCTCGTTGGTAGAACAAAGTATTGTTGCTATAGAAGAGGTGCTGCAACAGTCGATTCGACAGGATATTGAAAAAGTTTACATAAAAGCAATGGGACATGCCATGCCGATTCCAAAACCTCACTTTTTGCTTCAAAACCATAATGCCAATGCTAGGGATACAGGAATTGCCTATGCTGGAGTCGATGCTGGGCACTTGCCTTTGTTTTTTGAAGCCGCTAATTCTGGCTTGCAAGCTGCTCGTTTGTTAAAAGGGTAG
- a CDS encoding polyamine aminopropyltransferase, with the protein MEDRKKGHSLILMTALFATGLSGIVAEYVLATLATYFLGDSVFQWTIVLSLMLFSMGLGSRFSQNFKKNLLETFIVIELILSILISLCALITYLIMPYTTSIWLVMYLMAIVIGLLIGMEIPLVTRINQDYKPLRTNISGVMEKDYYGSLFGGLFFAFIGIRYLGLTYTPFVVGGVNFFVALLLFYYLRRVIIIEKKGRLQFGFAITGAILAIGLFLAEPIVLFGEQSRYREKVVFTQQTPYQKITVTQWQGDYWLYLNTGKQLSTFDEWMYHEPLVHPAMQLAKSHKNILIMGAGDGCAIREVLKYKDVERIVLVDLDPEMTEIGKNHPIFKQLNQSAYFSPKLEVINADAFNYVESTKAFYDVIIADFPDPKSVEVNRLYTREFYQICKKRLRPNGVFITQAASPYYTTKAFRTIEKTIKAAGMNVVPIHNHIYTFGEWGWVIAMKEPPSEAIKKELQTLTFEGIDVRWINQESMLMMTSFGRDLVKVDTADLEVNTIHNPVLYRTYAEGNWSYYF; encoded by the coding sequence ATGGAGGATCGGAAAAAGGGACATTCTTTGATATTAATGACCGCACTTTTTGCAACAGGGCTGTCTGGAATTGTAGCAGAGTATGTATTAGCAACGTTGGCAACTTACTTTTTGGGCGACTCGGTTTTTCAGTGGACGATCGTACTTTCTCTAATGTTGTTTTCAATGGGACTGGGCAGTCGTTTTAGCCAAAATTTTAAGAAAAATCTATTAGAGACATTTATAGTTATAGAGTTAATCCTTTCTATCTTAATTTCTCTTTGTGCCCTTATTACATACCTAATTATGCCTTATACTACTAGTATTTGGTTGGTCATGTATTTAATGGCAATTGTGATTGGTCTGTTGATTGGGATGGAAATTCCCTTGGTAACTCGAATCAATCAAGATTACAAACCATTGCGTACCAATATTTCTGGTGTAATGGAAAAAGACTATTATGGCAGCTTATTTGGAGGCTTGTTTTTTGCGTTTATTGGTATTCGTTACTTGGGTTTAACGTACACGCCCTTTGTTGTTGGAGGAGTCAACTTCTTTGTTGCTTTGTTGTTGTTTTATTATCTAAGAAGAGTCATTATTATCGAAAAAAAAGGGCGGTTGCAATTCGGCTTTGCGATTACTGGTGCCATCTTAGCCATTGGACTATTTCTAGCCGAGCCAATTGTCTTGTTTGGAGAACAGAGTCGTTATCGAGAAAAAGTAGTCTTTACCCAACAAACGCCTTATCAAAAAATTACTGTTACCCAGTGGCAAGGAGATTATTGGTTGTACCTCAATACAGGCAAACAACTAAGTACCTTTGATGAATGGATGTACCACGAACCATTGGTGCACCCAGCGATGCAATTGGCAAAGTCGCACAAAAATATCTTAATTATGGGAGCAGGGGATGGCTGTGCCATACGAGAGGTATTAAAATACAAAGATGTTGAACGTATTGTGTTGGTTGATTTGGATCCAGAAATGACGGAGATTGGAAAGAATCACCCTATCTTCAAGCAGCTGAATCAATCGGCTTATTTTTCACCTAAGTTGGAAGTGATCAATGCGGATGCCTTTAATTATGTAGAGTCTACCAAGGCTTTCTATGATGTTATTATTGCCGATTTTCCTGATCCCAAAAGTGTAGAAGTCAATCGACTATATACCCGAGAGTTTTATCAAATTTGCAAAAAAAGATTACGCCCCAACGGTGTATTTATTACTCAAGCTGCCAGCCCTTATTATACCACCAAAGCATTTAGAACCATCGAAAAAACAATCAAAGCAGCTGGTATGAATGTTGTCCCTATCCACAACCATATTTATACGTTTGGAGAATGGGGTTGGGTGATTGCCATGAAAGAACCGCCTTCGGAAGCTATAAAAAAAGAACTACAAACGCTGACGTTTGAGGGAATTGATGTTCGATGGATTAACCAAGAAAGTATGTTAATGATGACTTCTTTTGGAAGGGATTTGGTAAAGGTAGATACGGCAGATTTGGAAGTAAATACCATTCATAATCCTGTTTTGTATCGTACCTATGCAGAAGGGAACTGGTCGTATTATTTTTAA
- a CDS encoding DUF350 domain-containing protein yields MKEYLEVSYWGEPFIYMLVGFLLFLSGKLLYQLLHKGVDVDAEMVDKDNLAFAVTHVGYFVGLLLAICGSMSGIKHDSLIHDIGITMGFGLGAIVLLNIAIIINDRIIFGGLELKKSIVEKGTVAVGIVESANSIANGLIIYGVLTVESEHIFVALVFWLVAQILVIFMAMVYNKIMPYDVFSKIYAGNAAVAVALAGFLVGMANIIRYAIESEHSDWAESAVAIGIQLVVAMIAFPVFRFLTDKLLLPKRSITDELVHQEKPNFGVGLVEAFAYVSASVLIIISL; encoded by the coding sequence ATGAAAGAATATCTAGAAGTCAGTTATTGGGGAGAACCTTTTATTTATATGTTGGTAGGGTTTCTCTTATTTTTGAGTGGAAAGTTGTTGTATCAATTGCTACACAAAGGAGTAGATGTTGATGCAGAAATGGTGGATAAAGATAATCTAGCATTTGCAGTCACTCATGTGGGGTATTTTGTAGGATTGTTGTTGGCAATATGTGGCTCTATGTCTGGTATCAAACACGATTCGTTAATACATGATATAGGAATTACAATGGGATTTGGTTTGGGAGCCATTGTCCTGTTGAATATAGCGATTATTATCAACGACAGAATTATTTTTGGTGGCTTAGAATTGAAAAAAAGCATTGTCGAAAAGGGAACAGTTGCTGTTGGAATTGTAGAATCTGCTAATTCTATTGCCAATGGTTTAATTATTTATGGAGTACTAACAGTAGAGTCGGAACATATTTTTGTTGCCTTAGTTTTTTGGTTGGTAGCACAAATTTTAGTGATTTTTATGGCAATGGTTTACAATAAAATCATGCCCTATGATGTGTTTTCAAAAATCTATGCAGGCAATGCGGCTGTTGCTGTTGCCTTAGCAGGTTTTTTAGTTGGAATGGCTAATATTATACGCTATGCAATAGAATCGGAGCACAGCGATTGGGCAGAATCTGCTGTTGCAATAGGCATCCAACTCGTAGTCGCAATGATTGCGTTTCCTGTTTTTCGTTTTTTGACAGACAAACTTTTATTGCCTAAGAGAAGTATTACAGATGAATTGGTTCATCAAGAAAAACCTAATTTTGGTGTCGGCTTGGTAGAAGCATTCGCTTATGTTAGTGCTTCTGTATTAATTATTATTTCATTGTAG